Proteins from one Bacteroides mediterraneensis genomic window:
- a CDS encoding HAMP domain-containing sensor histidine kinase has product MSKLLHKKIFLGYIIITAIVLFLTVVMVNERFRFRRFEGVINETNYVRENIHKAHLYITRLATLGESVIAWDESDYNRYHYQRLKTDSILLEIKSGCGNFLRPVQIDSLRVLLETKETHLFRIMKAVQSWEESDSILANELPVIATQSVRMKTITQKKKGIAGLFGKKETVQVPYITNEIQDFNERLTSARDWRNNQMGAYADSLRLQNRLLNHKLYDFVSSLDNQIQQSFTEQYLEITETRWKSFRLFAMVISIVVVLFIISFFIILSDLRKEEKIKLKLQQTVLENEDLLEMRKRIILTVSHDIRGPLGNIHNCADLASQTREKKKREPYLDDIRHSCHHILHLVNDLMDAYRINEAGDLRNDTPFYLDRFLQRISEEFSRKAVAKALFLQYEHQNSSFVVKGDADKLEQVLANLLTNAIKFTPSGTISFYSKYLEGKLHIEIRDTGIGMDEETQKRIFAPFERAAQNLNSEGFGLGLFLTKGLVKVLSGIITVESAPGKGSIFRLEIPLPETDELVA; this is encoded by the coding sequence ATGAGTAAATTATTACATAAGAAGATATTTTTAGGATATATTATCATAACAGCTATAGTTCTATTTCTGACTGTTGTTATGGTCAACGAGCGTTTCCGCTTTCGAAGGTTTGAGGGCGTTATAAATGAAACGAATTATGTCCGTGAAAATATCCATAAGGCTCATTTGTATATTACCAGGTTGGCAACTTTAGGCGAATCAGTTATTGCATGGGATGAATCAGATTATAACAGATACCATTATCAGCGTCTTAAAACAGACAGTATTCTGCTTGAAATAAAATCCGGGTGTGGAAATTTCTTACGTCCTGTTCAGATAGACTCTTTACGGGTGCTGCTTGAGACGAAAGAGACACACCTGTTCAGGATAATGAAAGCAGTCCAATCCTGGGAGGAATCTGATAGTATTCTTGCTAATGAACTACCTGTAATAGCCACACAGTCGGTTCGGATGAAGACAATAACGCAGAAAAAGAAGGGAATTGCCGGGTTATTTGGAAAGAAAGAGACGGTACAAGTTCCATACATCACAAATGAAATACAGGATTTCAATGAAAGATTGACTTCTGCCAGAGATTGGCGGAACAATCAGATGGGAGCGTATGCAGACAGTCTGCGTTTACAGAACAGGCTGTTAAATCACAAGTTATATGATTTTGTTTCTTCTCTTGATAACCAAATACAGCAGTCATTTACAGAACAGTATCTGGAAATAACGGAGACAAGATGGAAATCTTTCCGACTGTTTGCTATGGTGATAAGTATTGTTGTCGTTCTGTTTATTATTTCTTTTTTCATTATTCTATCCGATTTACGTAAGGAAGAAAAGATAAAACTCAAACTACAGCAAACCGTTCTGGAAAACGAGGATTTGCTTGAAATGCGCAAAAGAATAATTCTGACCGTTTCTCATGATATACGTGGCCCGCTCGGTAATATTCATAACTGTGCTGATTTGGCTTCCCAAACACGGGAGAAAAAGAAACGCGAACCATATTTGGATGATATACGCCATTCCTGCCATCATATCCTGCATTTGGTTAATGATCTGATGGATGCCTATCGGATCAATGAAGCCGGTGATTTGCGTAACGACACACCATTTTATCTTGACCGTTTCCTGCAACGCATCTCAGAAGAGTTTTCCCGCAAGGCTGTTGCAAAGGCCTTATTTCTTCAATATGAACATCAAAACTCATCTTTTGTTGTAAAGGGCGATGCAGATAAACTGGAGCAAGTACTGGCCAATTTACTGACCAATGCCATCAAGTTTACTCCATCAGGAACCATAAGTTTTTATTCAAAATATTTGGAAGGAAAACTGCACATTGAAATCAGGGATACCGGTATCGGAATGGATGAGGAAACGCAGAAAAGAATATTTGCCCCCTTTGAGCGTGCCGCACAGAATCTCAATTCTGAGGGCTTTGGTTTAGGTCTTTTCCTGACAAAGGGACTGGTCAAAGTCCTGAGTGGTATTATAACTGTGGAAAGCGCACCGGGAAAGGGAAGTATTTTCAGGCTTGAGATTCCTTTACCTGAAACGGATGAACTTGTAGCCTGA
- a CDS encoding agmatine deiminase family protein, translating into MKSNNPEDAETRTECTNVLHGMGISCRSTNLIIDGGNMVPCGPYIVMTDKVFTKNGKEKEDAVFKAELESELGHPVIIIPWEMHDDFNVRDTDKYGHSDGFIKWCGGNRILMGNHVDQYPEEAAAIRHILEEYGFEVTEMRFADKVGSPRTDLNWAYINFLQVGNKIIMPIFNIKEDVIAWQYIHKAFPDCEIYQIEMAGVAEEGGALHCISWNI; encoded by the coding sequence ATGAAGAGCAATAATCCAGAGGATGCTGAAACAAGAACCGAATGTACTAACGTATTGCATGGTATGGGGATAAGCTGTCGTTCAACAAATCTGATAATCGATGGTGGCAATATGGTTCCATGTGGTCCTTATATTGTGATGACGGATAAGGTATTCACCAAGAATGGCAAAGAAAAAGAGGATGCAGTGTTCAAAGCGGAATTAGAGTCTGAACTTGGGCATCCTGTAATCATTATTCCTTGGGAAATGCACGATGACTTTAATGTTCGTGATACAGATAAATACGGTCATTCTGATGGTTTTATCAAATGGTGTGGTGGCAACCGTATCCTGATGGGCAATCATGTAGATCAGTACCCGGAAGAAGCTGCTGCCATCCGGCACATTCTTGAAGAATATGGCTTTGAAGTCACAGAGATGCGATTTGCGGACAAGGTGGGTTCGCCACGGACTGATTTAAATTGGGCTTACATCAATTTCCTGCAAGTCGGAAACAAGATTATCATGCCAATATTCAATATTAAAGAGGATGTTATTGCTTGGCAATATATACATAAAGCATTCCCTGATTGCGAGATTTATCAAATAGAGATGGCAGGAGTAGCAGAGGAAGGTGGTGCCTTACATTGTATCAGCTGGAATATTTGA
- a CDS encoding ATP/GTP-binding protein, translating to MIAEIRFKNMFSFRDEAILSFEADRSKDMESYHVVELGGDVRLLKVAVIYGANASGKSNIIKVCDFIKSFITYTPLNKAEQIQIVPFLLNKTSSRQLSEYSISFYLKNEEKAVRYVYSVALDRWHVAKESLIYYPSQQPATIFERNTENNVSVIKFGQKIKMSQSVKEEITLKCLHNMSVFAAYMQVNTHIVELEAVLQYLTNQVMPAIVPASSLSRYAEESIKNESAKDYILRYLQEADFNISNITSKEQETHKGSINYTMYQHKVSSNDGNNDYYEFPELFESDGTIRTFGLAAQVQKILERDAFLAVDEIESSLHPKLIEYIIERFLKESEQAQLLLTTHYDGLLGEEDLLRKDNVWFTEKNPDGSSVLYPLTDFKGLNRISSLQKAYKFGKFGAVPNL from the coding sequence ATGATAGCAGAAATTAGATTTAAGAATATGTTCTCATTCAGAGACGAGGCTATATTAAGTTTTGAAGCTGATAGAAGTAAGGATATGGAGTCATATCATGTTGTCGAATTGGGGGGTGATGTGAGACTATTGAAAGTGGCTGTCATTTATGGAGCAAATGCTTCGGGTAAGAGTAATATTATTAAAGTTTGTGATTTTATCAAGTCATTCATTACTTATACCCCACTTAATAAGGCAGAACAAATTCAAATAGTCCCGTTTCTCCTGAATAAAACAAGTTCGAGGCAGTTATCTGAATATTCGATTTCGTTCTACTTGAAGAATGAGGAAAAAGCAGTTCGTTATGTCTATTCTGTAGCTTTAGACAGGTGGCACGTAGCAAAGGAAAGTCTGATCTATTATCCAAGTCAACAGCCTGCTACTATATTTGAAAGAAATACAGAGAATAACGTATCAGTTATTAAATTTGGACAGAAGATCAAAATGTCGCAATCTGTCAAAGAGGAAATAACATTGAAGTGTTTACATAATATGTCGGTTTTTGCTGCTTATATGCAGGTAAATACACATATTGTAGAATTAGAGGCAGTTCTTCAGTATCTAACCAATCAGGTTATGCCGGCAATTGTGCCTGCATCATCTTTAAGTCGTTATGCCGAAGAATCAATCAAGAATGAGTCTGCAAAAGATTATATTTTGAGATATCTACAGGAAGCTGATTTCAATATTTCAAATATTACTTCCAAAGAACAGGAAACACATAAGGGTTCGATTAATTATACTATGTATCAGCATAAAGTTTCATCTAATGATGGTAACAATGATTATTATGAGTTCCCGGAACTGTTTGAATCGGACGGTACTATCCGTACGTTTGGCTTGGCCGCTCAAGTGCAAAAGATTCTTGAAAGAGATGCTTTTCTTGCAGTTGACGAGATTGAATCCTCTCTTCATCCGAAATTGATAGAATACATCATTGAACGTTTTCTAAAAGAATCAGAGCAAGCCCAGTTGTTGCTCACTACACATTATGATGGACTATTAGGAGAAGAAGATTTGCTTAGGAAAGATAATGTCTGGTTTACTGAAAAGAATCCGGACGGATCAAGTGTGCTGTATCCTCTAACAGATTTCAAAGGATTGAATAGGATTAGTTCTCTCCAAAAGGCATATAAATTTGGTAAATTCGGTGCAGTTCCTAATCTATAA
- a CDS encoding RloB family protein, giving the protein MRKARKNTATRQVIHIVGEGLTELFYFSHLKKILGYRYSISPRLFENNSIEKIDKKIKELLDEDVFVICVFDADVSRRSDAENKKMVSLKKKYENNPNVILCDSLQSIEYWFLLHFEDTCRHFQDSAATERALKQYLPTYDKTRKYLEKDKWVKEMLADSKMDRACELAEKYKGRDSYSEIYKAIKKVSESL; this is encoded by the coding sequence ATGAGAAAAGCAAGAAAAAATACAGCGACCAGACAGGTTATTCATATCGTTGGTGAGGGTTTGACTGAATTATTCTATTTCAGTCATTTGAAAAAAATACTTGGTTATAGATATTCTATTTCTCCTCGTTTATTTGAAAACAATAGTATTGAGAAAATAGATAAGAAGATAAAGGAACTTCTAGATGAAGATGTCTTTGTAATATGTGTTTTTGATGCAGATGTTAGCAGGCGTTCTGATGCGGAAAATAAAAAAATGGTGTCGCTCAAAAAGAAATATGAAAATAATCCCAATGTGATTCTCTGTGATAGCTTACAGTCAATAGAATATTGGTTTTTACTACATTTTGAAGATACGTGTCGACATTTTCAAGATTCAGCAGCTACAGAAAGAGCATTAAAGCAATATTTGCCAACATACGATAAAACTCGAAAATACCTTGAGAAGGATAAATGGGTTAAAGAAATGCTTGCTGATTCAAAAATGGATAGGGCATGTGAACTAGCCGAAAAATATAAAGGTAGAGATTCTTATAGTGAGATTTATAAGGCGATTAAAAAAGTTAGTGAATCGTTGTAA
- a CDS encoding AbiH family protein gives MNRIILIGNGFDLAHGLSTKYEDFINWYWEQWGLRLLSSSKKEEEDGLCSFRLKDEVGLAGWYLVWAWHYQIITKSLSLRDIVDLVCNDEQVCEFHCHSILFQRICKSIESKGWVDIEVEYYEILKSCALYPENNECTCSELNRQMNFLKIKLIEYLSSLNIDEAIINYKIKEIIYAPFNPDDISIKGMIHLVDHFKSWINKGEKEWGYRFSQYNLLKNDLLIKDNIEFCNKFSEDSFNGEILEFILRGQYPKEILLPDNIMLLDFNYTPTSKFYLTSNMGFFHNQIHGALDSTESVIFGYGDELEDYYNEIVKLNDNKCLQNIKSIKYLESNKYRKMLSFIESSPFQILVMGHSCGNSDRTLLNTLFEHKNCVSIKPYYYQKEDGSDNYLDIIQNVSRSFTDMKLMRDRVVNKTSCEPLPQN, from the coding sequence ATGAATAGGATTATACTTATAGGAAATGGTTTTGATTTAGCCCATGGGCTTTCTACCAAATACGAGGATTTTATAAATTGGTATTGGGAGCAATGGGGACTTCGTTTACTTAGCAGTTCGAAAAAAGAAGAAGAGGATGGCCTTTGTTCTTTTAGACTTAAGGATGAAGTAGGACTTGCTGGTTGGTATTTAGTTTGGGCATGGCATTATCAAATTATTACGAAATCTCTCTCTCTGCGAGATATCGTAGATTTGGTTTGTAATGATGAACAGGTTTGTGAGTTTCATTGTCATAGTATTCTTTTTCAGCGTATATGTAAATCTATTGAGTCTAAGGGATGGGTAGATATTGAAGTTGAATATTATGAGATATTAAAATCATGTGCTTTATATCCAGAAAACAATGAATGTACTTGTTCTGAGTTGAATAGACAGATGAATTTCTTAAAAATAAAACTTATAGAATATCTTAGTAGTTTAAACATAGATGAGGCAATAATCAATTATAAAATAAAAGAAATAATATATGCACCTTTTAATCCTGATGATATTTCTATAAAAGGAATGATACATCTTGTTGATCATTTTAAATCGTGGATTAATAAGGGAGAGAAGGAGTGGGGATATCGTTTTTCACAATACAATCTCCTGAAAAATGATTTATTAATCAAGGATAATATTGAATTTTGCAATAAGTTCTCTGAAGATTCTTTTAATGGGGAAATCCTGGAATTTATTTTAAGAGGTCAATACCCTAAAGAAATATTATTACCAGACAATATAATGTTGTTGGACTTTAATTATACTCCAACATCTAAATTTTATTTAACTTCTAATATGGGTTTCTTTCACAATCAGATTCATGGTGCTCTTGATAGCACTGAAAGTGTCATATTTGGTTATGGTGATGAATTGGAAGATTATTATAATGAAATTGTAAAATTGAATGATAATAAGTGTTTACAAAATATTAAATCTATAAAGTACTTGGAATCTAATAAATATCGTAAAATGTTATCATTTATAGAATCTTCCCCATTTCAAATATTAGTTATGGGACATTCTTGTGGAAACTCAGATCGGACTTTACTTAACACTTTGTTTGAACATAAAAATTGTGTATCAATAAAACCTTATTATTACCAAAAAGAAGATGGTTCCGATAATTATTTGGACATTATTCAAAACGTGTCAAGAAGTTTTACTGATATGAAACTTATGAGGGATCGTGTCGTTAATAAAACATCTTGTGAACCGCTTCCGCAAAATTAA
- a CDS encoding metallophosphoesterase encodes MNYKFDGNRVFFTSDTHFNHTNIIRFCNRPFKDVSHMNETMISNWNRVVGPEDIVFHLGDFCLGGSAEWINVLNRLNGKIYLISGNHDIKNLRQNYTRYFEHIAMQMYIEVDKQKIYLNHCPFLCYGGSYNGTWQLFGHVHTSRNNTGKDAPRLSMLLPTQYDVGVDNNDFTPVSFAQVKAIIGKQIEQSRKGEQ; translated from the coding sequence ATGAATTATAAATTTGACGGAAACAGGGTGTTCTTTACATCCGACACTCACTTCAACCACACCAATATCATCAGGTTCTGCAATAGGCCTTTCAAGGATGTATCGCACATGAATGAAACGATGATTTCCAACTGGAACCGCGTGGTCGGCCCGGAGGATATCGTGTTTCACTTGGGCGATTTCTGTCTGGGAGGTTCTGCCGAATGGATAAATGTACTGAACAGGCTAAACGGGAAAATATACCTTATTTCCGGCAACCACGACATCAAGAACCTGAGGCAGAATTACACGAGATACTTCGAGCATATAGCAATGCAGATGTATATCGAGGTCGATAAACAGAAGATTTATCTGAATCATTGTCCGTTCCTTTGCTATGGCGGCTCATACAATGGCACCTGGCAGCTTTTCGGACACGTGCATACCAGTAGGAACAATACCGGAAAGGATGCACCTCGGCTGAGTATGCTTCTTCCTACACAATATGATGTCGGAGTGGACAACAACGATTTCACTCCGGTCTCATTTGCGCAGGTGAAGGCAATCATCGGGAAACAGATTGAACAATCAAGGAAAGGAGAACAATAA
- a CDS encoding metallophosphoesterase: MRIQYMSDLHLEFPENSMFLKQNEIPVTGEILVLAGDIFYLKDKIAPRAKFWKWASENYRQVLIVPGNHEYYNYSDVMERGLQWKWMLRKNVGYYQNQVVSIDDTDFVLSTLWSRINPSDEYFVWKGMNDFRQIKYNGKLLQTEEYNEMHEVCISFIRKSIMESKARHIIVVTHHLPTFQVVAPYHKGSLLNSAFASEYGNLICDNRIDAWIYGHSHTNIDSEIGGTKLLSNQMGYIFQNEHLENGFDSGKYIEIG, translated from the coding sequence ATGAGAATACAATACATGAGTGATCTGCACCTAGAATTTCCGGAGAATAGCATGTTTCTGAAACAGAATGAGATACCAGTAACTGGTGAGATTCTGGTATTAGCCGGTGATATATTCTATCTGAAGGATAAGATTGCCCCACGGGCAAAGTTTTGGAAATGGGCATCTGAGAACTATAGGCAAGTCTTGATTGTTCCCGGTAACCATGAGTATTACAATTATTCGGATGTAATGGAGCGTGGCTTACAATGGAAATGGATGTTACGTAAAAACGTGGGATATTATCAAAATCAGGTCGTAAGTATAGACGATACCGATTTTGTTTTAAGTACGCTATGGTCGCGAATCAATCCGAGCGATGAGTATTTCGTGTGGAAAGGCATGAACGATTTCCGACAGATAAAATATAATGGGAAATTGCTCCAGACAGAAGAGTATAATGAGATGCACGAAGTTTGTATCAGTTTTATCCGGAAAAGTATCATGGAAAGTAAGGCAAGGCATATTATTGTTGTAACACATCATTTGCCTACCTTTCAGGTTGTAGCACCTTATCATAAAGGTTCTTTACTGAATAGTGCCTTTGCAAGTGAATATGGAAACTTGATCTGTGATAACCGGATTGATGCATGGATATATGGACATTCACATACAAATATTGACTCAGAGATTGGTGGTACTAAATTACTGTCCAATCAGATGGGATATATTTTCCAAAACGAGCATTTAGAGAATGGATTTGATTCTGGTAAATATATTGAAATAGGATGA
- a CDS encoding helix-turn-helix domain-containing protein, translating to MSYIDNEILERLIGTMVEGFARIEKKLDQMNRLKECMNGDKLLDNVDLAELLGVSQRTLARYRQEGKIKYYSVEKNGKSFYLASEIQSFLLQRGKNVVNNK from the coding sequence ATGTCATACATAGATAATGAGATACTCGAAAGACTTATAGGAACCATGGTAGAGGGATTTGCCCGCATTGAAAAGAAATTGGACCAAATGAACCGTCTGAAAGAATGTATGAATGGGGATAAACTGCTTGATAATGTGGATCTGGCAGAACTCCTTGGTGTGTCACAAAGAACTTTGGCACGTTATAGGCAAGAGGGCAAGATTAAATATTACTCGGTGGAAAAGAACGGGAAATCATTCTATCTCGCCTCAGAGATACAGAGTTTCCTGCTCCAACGTGGTAAGAACGTAGTAAATAATAAGTAG
- a CDS encoding PRTRC system ThiF family protein — MKKIHFTDRYLLNPRHPVTVFVIGAGGTGSQVITNLARMSMALQALGHPGLHVTVFDPDTVSQANIGRQLFSETELGLNKAVSLVTRINRFFGYAWTAEPQCFPTRNFSDNSTANIIITCTDNIRSRLTLWKFLKKVRKENFSDHSAPIYWMDFGNSQTKGQVIIGTVREKVLQPSSQEYIPMPKMNVITEEVDYAKIKKNESGPSCSLAEALEKQDLFINSTLAHIGCDLLWKMFKEGKTLYRGVYVNLDTLKMTAIPV, encoded by the coding sequence ATGAAAAAGATACATTTTACCGACCGCTACCTGCTCAATCCGCGTCATCCGGTAACGGTATTCGTCATCGGAGCAGGAGGTACCGGCTCACAAGTGATAACCAATCTTGCACGCATGAGCATGGCACTTCAGGCATTAGGCCATCCCGGACTGCATGTCACCGTATTCGATCCCGACACAGTAAGCCAGGCCAATATAGGACGTCAGCTTTTCAGTGAGACGGAACTGGGACTGAACAAGGCCGTATCACTTGTCACACGCATCAACCGTTTCTTCGGATACGCATGGACTGCCGAACCGCAATGCTTCCCCACCAGGAACTTTTCTGACAATAGTACAGCCAATATCATCATAACCTGTACGGACAATATACGCTCACGTCTTACGCTTTGGAAGTTCCTGAAGAAAGTCCGCAAAGAAAACTTCAGTGACCATTCGGCTCCCATATACTGGATGGATTTCGGGAACAGCCAAACAAAAGGACAGGTCATCATCGGGACGGTACGTGAGAAAGTTCTCCAACCTTCTTCACAGGAATACATTCCCATGCCTAAAATGAATGTCATCACCGAGGAAGTGGACTATGCAAAAATCAAGAAAAATGAATCGGGGCCGAGCTGTTCACTGGCGGAAGCCCTGGAAAAACAGGATTTGTTCATTAACTCCACACTGGCACATATCGGATGTGATCTGCTCTGGAAAATGTTCAAGGAAGGAAAGACACTGTATCGCGGTGTCTATGTCAATCTGGATACACTGAAAATGACCGCAATTCCGGTATAA
- a CDS encoding PRTRC system protein B → MNELTQNIQKMMVPKAAIIAYKYEDRRNSDTRYFIELRPIGKSGQMGAGIPVTYEFMNTLLESYTEEMSGIPAGRVPENMLACNPRKGQEEYIWYNPPGKRQMFFHKDLNIQDGTFNLPGIVYHVKNGSMDVFAFKGKRPVETTPLFRAPFFNVTGSSVCLGSSSLEKPQNPTFLSLLEYWEKRFWLTEFSHLGGNVNPTVSNLVIVTENIRNNPFDMNELKPMNKKLKDILP, encoded by the coding sequence ATGAATGAACTGACCCAAAACATACAGAAAATGATGGTGCCGAAAGCTGCTATCATAGCCTACAAATATGAAGACAGAAGAAATTCTGACACCAGGTACTTCATAGAATTGCGTCCCATCGGGAAAAGCGGACAGATGGGGGCAGGTATCCCCGTCACATACGAATTCATGAATACCCTGCTGGAATCCTATACGGAGGAAATGAGCGGGATACCGGCAGGCAGAGTCCCCGAAAACATGCTGGCCTGCAATCCAAGAAAAGGACAGGAAGAATATATATGGTACAATCCGCCCGGAAAGAGACAGATGTTCTTTCACAAGGATCTCAATATACAGGACGGCACATTCAATCTACCGGGAATTGTCTACCATGTAAAAAACGGAAGCATGGACGTATTCGCCTTCAAGGGAAAACGTCCGGTGGAGACGACTCCGCTGTTCCGTGCCCCGTTCTTCAACGTGACCGGATCAAGTGTATGCCTTGGCAGCAGTTCTTTGGAAAAGCCACAGAACCCGACTTTCCTTTCCCTGCTGGAATACTGGGAAAAACGGTTCTGGCTGACTGAATTCTCCCATCTGGGAGGAAATGTGAATCCTACCGTTTCAAATCTTGTCATCGTTACCGAGAACATAAGAAACAATCCGTTCGACATGAACGAACTCAAGCCCATGAATAAAAAACTTAAAGACATACTTCCATGA
- a CDS encoding peptidase, which translates to MYTTYGTGFGKFSQTHHIGTRKYGHKPGHQEQKEKKTPSRRKPHGFLNTRIPSIAPDLYMENDRDVTVNVTTKENLDFLYRSAMKYAQLLDVELPYHPTGRTSIREKICLLYNALDSIVSHHVNLELVGERLQFCIYHFHEWPDYTLFLIPIDFTERLKGEIKKITLEFIRRFIKYHRMLDITSTPYYDMSEVCIECVDFEQLDEEEKKDLYRKDKLFKSYGKGRIHRKLCRMYSKAFCRNLEEHIRNCNPSSNKEKRLLELITEGMSLIAKDSPHILNYDYDYASEKERDFEPPPLEYQILLTYSITDTVTKDMESCFSTDCQETYNQTPVSFTFITPETEKLFRPENYPERFSKWFEKFVEHVTYNL; encoded by the coding sequence ATGTACACAACTTACGGAACGGGCTTTGGAAAATTTAGCCAGACTCATCATATCGGAACTCGAAAATACGGACATAAGCCGGGGCATCAGGAACAGAAAGAAAAGAAGACTCCCTCCCGCAGAAAGCCTCATGGTTTTCTGAACACGAGAATACCTTCCATCGCTCCCGACCTGTATATGGAGAATGACAGGGATGTAACGGTAAATGTCACCACCAAAGAGAATCTTGATTTCCTGTACCGTTCAGCCATGAAGTATGCGCAGCTCCTGGATGTGGAGCTGCCATACCATCCTACAGGCAGGACTTCCATAAGAGAAAAAATATGCCTGCTATATAATGCGCTGGATTCCATAGTATCTCATCATGTAAATCTGGAACTTGTCGGTGAAAGGCTCCAGTTCTGTATCTATCATTTCCATGAATGGCCTGATTACACCCTGTTCCTGATACCGATAGATTTTACGGAAAGACTGAAAGGTGAAATTAAAAAGATTACATTGGAGTTCATCAGACGGTTCATCAAGTATCACAGGATGTTGGATATAACCAGTACCCCATATTACGATATGTCTGAAGTTTGTATTGAGTGTGTGGACTTTGAACAGCTTGATGAGGAAGAGAAAAAGGACCTTTACAGAAAGGACAAGCTCTTCAAGTCATACGGAAAAGGGAGAATCCATAGAAAACTGTGCCGGATGTACTCCAAGGCTTTTTGCCGGAATCTGGAAGAACATATCCGAAACTGTAATCCTTCCAGCAATAAGGAAAAAAGACTTTTGGAACTGATTACTGAAGGGATGTCCCTGATTGCAAAGGATAGTCCTCATATCTTGAATTATGACTATGATTATGCAAGTGAAAAGGAAAGGGATTTTGAACCGCCACCGCTCGAATATCAGATTCTGCTTACCTATTCCATTACGGATACGGTTACCAAAGACATGGAAAGCTGTTTCAGTACTGACTGTCAGGAAACATATAACCAGACTCCCGTATCATTTACCTTCATCACACCGGAAACTGAAAAACTGTTCAGACCAGAGAATTATCCGGAACGGTTCTCAAAATGGTTTGAGAAATTTGTAGAACATGTTACCTATAATTTATAA
- a CDS encoding PRTRC system protein C — translation MALEIKGMKRLFKMKKNSQEIVLDDPNVNMSPAEVMDFYSMNYPELTTATVHGPEIEDDRAVYEFKTTIGVKG, via the coding sequence ATGGCACTGGAAATTAAAGGAATGAAAAGACTCTTCAAAATGAAGAAGAACAGTCAGGAAATCGTATTGGACGATCCGAACGTAAACATGTCTCCGGCTGAAGTGATGGACTTCTATTCCATGAACTATCCGGAACTGACCACCGCGACCGTACACGGACCCGAAATCGAGGACGACCGGGCGGTATATGAATTCAAGACAACCATCGGAGTGAAAGGGTAA